The proteins below come from a single Tachypleus tridentatus isolate NWPU-2018 chromosome 13, ASM421037v1, whole genome shotgun sequence genomic window:
- the LOC143236674 gene encoding kinesin-like protein KIF2A isoform X1 has product MNFDASGLKVGVNVDIQRTDGRIHSAVISGINTATRSATVEWFERGETKGKEIEFEALYALNPGICGSSRSVSRKLPQRPSHVVQPKGSVRTRQSYAQARMQNGHSENNYSTPAPVNNTLMAPPSAPVSGPLQPTQKTNTVVTNASSQMAQQRNAVTRAGAKSGWRDKRPGSLTVPTKKGDMPYNEDPSARRRSNVVKEVDKIKKQREERRMRQAEQKAEKQELMNIDPGNPNWEFIGMIREYQSQLEYRPIMMNDPVQVQQICVAVRKRPLNKKENIRKEVDVVTVPNKELIVVHEPKLKVDLTKYLENQLFRFDYAFDESVDNELVYKFTAKPLVQTIFEGGMATCFAYGQTGSGKTHTMGGDFQGKSQDCTKGIYALAANDVFKILNSAKYRSEDLIVASSFFEIYSGKVFDLLNNKAKLRVLEDGKQQVQVVGLQENLVECVEDVLRLIQHGNSVRTSGQTSANQHSSRSHAVFQIILKKRMTGRLHGKFSLIDLAGNERGADTSSANRQTRMEGAEINKSLLALKECIRALGHKGAHLPFRASKLTQVLRDSFIGENSRTCMIAMISPGLSSCEHSLNTLRYADRVKELGVDNPENPEVRADQNEDVEMMTQDDDDDDFALLRSTNEGELSEDLVTFHAAISHLQRMEEEILDIHKALIDASHKWLEVDCSLLNMANEVDYDVDAYAQQLQDILSEKIEALSGFRDKVVSFRHQLTEEEQISKNIKRVPTK; this is encoded by the exons ATGAATTTTGATGCATCAGGTTTGAAAGTTGGTGTGAATGTAGACATCCAGAGGACTGATG GCCGCATCCACTCTGCTGTGATTAGTGGAATTAACACAGCTACAAGAAGTGCAACTGTTGAATGGTTCGAGCGTGGAGAAACTAAAGGAAAGGAG attgagTTTGAAGCTTTGTATGCACTTAATCCCGGGATTTGTGGTAGCTCCCGCAGTGTCAGTAGAAAG CTTCCTCAGAGACCTTCCCATGTTGTGCAACCTAAag ggTCAGTTCGAACCCGCCAAAGTTATGCTCAGGCACGAATGCAGAATGGACACTCTGAGAACAACTACTCAACACCAGCTCCTGTTAACAATACTCTAATGGCCCCTCCATCTGCACCTGTTTCAGGACCCCTGCAACCAACTCAGAAGACTAACACAGTTGTGACTAATGCATCAT CTCAGATGGCACAGCAACGCAATGCAGTCACACGAGCTGGTGCAAAATCAGGGTGGCGGGACAAAAGACCAGGTTCCCTGACGGTTCCTACAAAGAAAGGAGACATGCCATATAATGAAGACCCTTCAG ctCGTAGAAGATCAAATGTAGTGAAAGAAGTGGATAAAATTAAAAAGCAGAGAGAAGAGCGAAGGATGCGACAAGCAGAACAGAAAGCAGAGAAACAAGAACTTATGAATATTGATCCTGGAAACCCAAACTGGGAATTTATAGGAATGATAAG AGAATACCAGTCTCAACTTGAGTACAGACCAATCATGATGAATGATCCTGTTCAAGTCCAACAGATCTGTGTTGCAGTTAGAAAAAGGCCTCTGAATAAAAAAG aaAACATAAGAAAAGAAGTGGATGTAGTCACTGTTCCAAATAAAGAACTTATTGTGGTTCATGAACCCAAGCTCAAAGTTGATCTCACCAAGTATCTGGAAAATCAACTCTTTAGATTTGACTATGCCTTTGATGAGTCAGTTGATAATGAACTAGTTTACAA aTTTACAGCCAAACCCTTGGTGCAAACTATTTTTGAGGGAGGAATGGCTACCTGTTTTGCATATGGGCAAACCGGAAGTGGGAAAACACAT ACTATGGGTGGAGATTTCCAGGGTAAATCACAAGATTGTACTAAGGGAATCTATGCACTGGCAG caAATGATGTTTTCAAGATTTTGAATTCTGCCAAGTATCGAAGTGAGGATTTAATTGTAGCATccagtttctttgaaatatacaGTGGAAag GTGTTTGACCTGTTGAATAATAAAGCTAAATTAAGGGTTCTGGAAGACGGTAAGCAACAAGTTCAAGTGGTTGGTCTTCAAGAAAACCTTGTGGAGTGTGTGGAAGATGTACTTAGATTGATTCAGCATGGCAACAGTGTACG AACGTCAGGACAAACATCAGCCAATCAGCATTCATCCAGATCACATGCTGTTTTCCAGATTATTCTGAAAAAGAG GATGACTGGTCGACTACATGGCAAATTTTCTCTAATTGACTTGGCAGGGAATGAACGTGGAGCAGATACCTCAAGTGCAAACAGACAGACTAGAATGGAAGGAGCAGAAATTAATAAGAGTTTATTAGCACTAAAG GAATGTATCAGAGCTTTGGGACATAAAGGGGCTCACCTACCTTTCCGAGCAAGTAAGCTAACTCAGGTTTTGAGAGATTCTTTCATTGGGGAGAATTCTCGCACTTGTATG ATAGCAATGATTTCTCCGGGTTTAAGTTCCTGTGAGCATTCGCTGAACACACTTCGATATGCAGACAG GGTAAAAGAACTTGGGGTGGATAATCCTGAAAACCCAGAAGTTAGAGCTGATCAAAATGAAGATGTAGAGATGATGACACAAGATGATGATGATGACGACTTTGCTCTTCTGAGATCAACAAAT GAGGGAGAGCTTTCTGAGGATTTAGTTACATTCCATGCAGCTATTTCTCACCTCCAGAGAATGGAAGAGGAAATTCTGGATATTCATAAAGCTTTGATTGAT GCAAGTCACAAGTGGTTAGAAGTTGATTGCAGCCTACTAAACATGGCAAATGAAGTAGACTATGACGTTGATG
- the LOC143236674 gene encoding kinesin-like protein KIF2A isoform X3, whose amino-acid sequence MNFDASGLKVGVNVDIQRTDGRIHSAVISGINTATRSATVEWFERGETKGKELPQRPSHVVQPKGSVRTRQSYAQARMQNGHSENNYSTPAPVNNTLMAPPSAPVSGPLQPTQKTNTVVTNASSQMAQQRNAVTRAGAKSGWRDKRPGSLTVPTKKGDMPYNEDPSARRRSNVVKEVDKIKKQREERRMRQAEQKAEKQELMNIDPGNPNWEFIGMIREYQSQLEYRPIMMNDPVQVQQICVAVRKRPLNKKENIRKEVDVVTVPNKELIVVHEPKLKVDLTKYLENQLFRFDYAFDESVDNELVYKFTAKPLVQTIFEGGMATCFAYGQTGSGKTHTMGGDFQGKSQDCTKGIYALAANDVFKILNSAKYRSEDLIVASSFFEIYSGKVFDLLNNKAKLRVLEDGKQQVQVVGLQENLVECVEDVLRLIQHGNSVRTSGQTSANQHSSRSHAVFQIILKKRMTGRLHGKFSLIDLAGNERGADTSSANRQTRMEGAEINKSLLALKECIRALGHKGAHLPFRASKLTQVLRDSFIGENSRTCMIAMISPGLSSCEHSLNTLRYADRVKELGVDNPENPEVRADQNEDVEMMTQDDDDDDFALLRSTNEGELSEDLVTFHAAISHLQRMEEEILDIHKALIDASHKWLEVDCSLLNMANEVDYDVDAYAQQLQDILSEKIEALSGFRDKVVSFRHQLTEEEQISKNIKRVPTK is encoded by the exons ATGAATTTTGATGCATCAGGTTTGAAAGTTGGTGTGAATGTAGACATCCAGAGGACTGATG GCCGCATCCACTCTGCTGTGATTAGTGGAATTAACACAGCTACAAGAAGTGCAACTGTTGAATGGTTCGAGCGTGGAGAAACTAAAGGAAAGGAG CTTCCTCAGAGACCTTCCCATGTTGTGCAACCTAAag ggTCAGTTCGAACCCGCCAAAGTTATGCTCAGGCACGAATGCAGAATGGACACTCTGAGAACAACTACTCAACACCAGCTCCTGTTAACAATACTCTAATGGCCCCTCCATCTGCACCTGTTTCAGGACCCCTGCAACCAACTCAGAAGACTAACACAGTTGTGACTAATGCATCAT CTCAGATGGCACAGCAACGCAATGCAGTCACACGAGCTGGTGCAAAATCAGGGTGGCGGGACAAAAGACCAGGTTCCCTGACGGTTCCTACAAAGAAAGGAGACATGCCATATAATGAAGACCCTTCAG ctCGTAGAAGATCAAATGTAGTGAAAGAAGTGGATAAAATTAAAAAGCAGAGAGAAGAGCGAAGGATGCGACAAGCAGAACAGAAAGCAGAGAAACAAGAACTTATGAATATTGATCCTGGAAACCCAAACTGGGAATTTATAGGAATGATAAG AGAATACCAGTCTCAACTTGAGTACAGACCAATCATGATGAATGATCCTGTTCAAGTCCAACAGATCTGTGTTGCAGTTAGAAAAAGGCCTCTGAATAAAAAAG aaAACATAAGAAAAGAAGTGGATGTAGTCACTGTTCCAAATAAAGAACTTATTGTGGTTCATGAACCCAAGCTCAAAGTTGATCTCACCAAGTATCTGGAAAATCAACTCTTTAGATTTGACTATGCCTTTGATGAGTCAGTTGATAATGAACTAGTTTACAA aTTTACAGCCAAACCCTTGGTGCAAACTATTTTTGAGGGAGGAATGGCTACCTGTTTTGCATATGGGCAAACCGGAAGTGGGAAAACACAT ACTATGGGTGGAGATTTCCAGGGTAAATCACAAGATTGTACTAAGGGAATCTATGCACTGGCAG caAATGATGTTTTCAAGATTTTGAATTCTGCCAAGTATCGAAGTGAGGATTTAATTGTAGCATccagtttctttgaaatatacaGTGGAAag GTGTTTGACCTGTTGAATAATAAAGCTAAATTAAGGGTTCTGGAAGACGGTAAGCAACAAGTTCAAGTGGTTGGTCTTCAAGAAAACCTTGTGGAGTGTGTGGAAGATGTACTTAGATTGATTCAGCATGGCAACAGTGTACG AACGTCAGGACAAACATCAGCCAATCAGCATTCATCCAGATCACATGCTGTTTTCCAGATTATTCTGAAAAAGAG GATGACTGGTCGACTACATGGCAAATTTTCTCTAATTGACTTGGCAGGGAATGAACGTGGAGCAGATACCTCAAGTGCAAACAGACAGACTAGAATGGAAGGAGCAGAAATTAATAAGAGTTTATTAGCACTAAAG GAATGTATCAGAGCTTTGGGACATAAAGGGGCTCACCTACCTTTCCGAGCAAGTAAGCTAACTCAGGTTTTGAGAGATTCTTTCATTGGGGAGAATTCTCGCACTTGTATG ATAGCAATGATTTCTCCGGGTTTAAGTTCCTGTGAGCATTCGCTGAACACACTTCGATATGCAGACAG GGTAAAAGAACTTGGGGTGGATAATCCTGAAAACCCAGAAGTTAGAGCTGATCAAAATGAAGATGTAGAGATGATGACACAAGATGATGATGATGACGACTTTGCTCTTCTGAGATCAACAAAT GAGGGAGAGCTTTCTGAGGATTTAGTTACATTCCATGCAGCTATTTCTCACCTCCAGAGAATGGAAGAGGAAATTCTGGATATTCATAAAGCTTTGATTGAT GCAAGTCACAAGTGGTTAGAAGTTGATTGCAGCCTACTAAACATGGCAAATGAAGTAGACTATGACGTTGATG
- the LOC143236674 gene encoding kinesin-like protein KIF2A isoform X5, whose protein sequence is MIEFEALYALNPGICGSSRSVSRKLPQRPSHVVQPKGSVRTRQSYAQARMQNGHSENNYSTPAPVNNTLMAPPSAPVSGPLQPTQKTNTVVTNASSQMAQQRNAVTRAGAKSGWRDKRPGSLTVPTKKGDMPYNEDPSARRRSNVVKEVDKIKKQREERRMRQAEQKAEKQELMNIDPGNPNWEFIGMIREYQSQLEYRPIMMNDPVQVQQICVAVRKRPLNKKENIRKEVDVVTVPNKELIVVHEPKLKVDLTKYLENQLFRFDYAFDESVDNELVYKFTAKPLVQTIFEGGMATCFAYGQTGSGKTHTMGGDFQGKSQDCTKGIYALAANDVFKILNSAKYRSEDLIVASSFFEIYSGKVFDLLNNKAKLRVLEDGKQQVQVVGLQENLVECVEDVLRLIQHGNSVRTSGQTSANQHSSRSHAVFQIILKKRMTGRLHGKFSLIDLAGNERGADTSSANRQTRMEGAEINKSLLALKECIRALGHKGAHLPFRASKLTQVLRDSFIGENSRTCMIAMISPGLSSCEHSLNTLRYADRVKELGVDNPENPEVRADQNEDVEMMTQDDDDDDFALLRSTNEGELSEDLVTFHAAISHLQRMEEEILDIHKALIDASHKWLEVDCSLLNMANEVDYDVDAYAQQLQDILSEKIEALSGFRDKVVSFRHQLTEEEQISKNIKRVPTK, encoded by the exons ATG attgagTTTGAAGCTTTGTATGCACTTAATCCCGGGATTTGTGGTAGCTCCCGCAGTGTCAGTAGAAAG CTTCCTCAGAGACCTTCCCATGTTGTGCAACCTAAag ggTCAGTTCGAACCCGCCAAAGTTATGCTCAGGCACGAATGCAGAATGGACACTCTGAGAACAACTACTCAACACCAGCTCCTGTTAACAATACTCTAATGGCCCCTCCATCTGCACCTGTTTCAGGACCCCTGCAACCAACTCAGAAGACTAACACAGTTGTGACTAATGCATCAT CTCAGATGGCACAGCAACGCAATGCAGTCACACGAGCTGGTGCAAAATCAGGGTGGCGGGACAAAAGACCAGGTTCCCTGACGGTTCCTACAAAGAAAGGAGACATGCCATATAATGAAGACCCTTCAG ctCGTAGAAGATCAAATGTAGTGAAAGAAGTGGATAAAATTAAAAAGCAGAGAGAAGAGCGAAGGATGCGACAAGCAGAACAGAAAGCAGAGAAACAAGAACTTATGAATATTGATCCTGGAAACCCAAACTGGGAATTTATAGGAATGATAAG AGAATACCAGTCTCAACTTGAGTACAGACCAATCATGATGAATGATCCTGTTCAAGTCCAACAGATCTGTGTTGCAGTTAGAAAAAGGCCTCTGAATAAAAAAG aaAACATAAGAAAAGAAGTGGATGTAGTCACTGTTCCAAATAAAGAACTTATTGTGGTTCATGAACCCAAGCTCAAAGTTGATCTCACCAAGTATCTGGAAAATCAACTCTTTAGATTTGACTATGCCTTTGATGAGTCAGTTGATAATGAACTAGTTTACAA aTTTACAGCCAAACCCTTGGTGCAAACTATTTTTGAGGGAGGAATGGCTACCTGTTTTGCATATGGGCAAACCGGAAGTGGGAAAACACAT ACTATGGGTGGAGATTTCCAGGGTAAATCACAAGATTGTACTAAGGGAATCTATGCACTGGCAG caAATGATGTTTTCAAGATTTTGAATTCTGCCAAGTATCGAAGTGAGGATTTAATTGTAGCATccagtttctttgaaatatacaGTGGAAag GTGTTTGACCTGTTGAATAATAAAGCTAAATTAAGGGTTCTGGAAGACGGTAAGCAACAAGTTCAAGTGGTTGGTCTTCAAGAAAACCTTGTGGAGTGTGTGGAAGATGTACTTAGATTGATTCAGCATGGCAACAGTGTACG AACGTCAGGACAAACATCAGCCAATCAGCATTCATCCAGATCACATGCTGTTTTCCAGATTATTCTGAAAAAGAG GATGACTGGTCGACTACATGGCAAATTTTCTCTAATTGACTTGGCAGGGAATGAACGTGGAGCAGATACCTCAAGTGCAAACAGACAGACTAGAATGGAAGGAGCAGAAATTAATAAGAGTTTATTAGCACTAAAG GAATGTATCAGAGCTTTGGGACATAAAGGGGCTCACCTACCTTTCCGAGCAAGTAAGCTAACTCAGGTTTTGAGAGATTCTTTCATTGGGGAGAATTCTCGCACTTGTATG ATAGCAATGATTTCTCCGGGTTTAAGTTCCTGTGAGCATTCGCTGAACACACTTCGATATGCAGACAG GGTAAAAGAACTTGGGGTGGATAATCCTGAAAACCCAGAAGTTAGAGCTGATCAAAATGAAGATGTAGAGATGATGACACAAGATGATGATGATGACGACTTTGCTCTTCTGAGATCAACAAAT GAGGGAGAGCTTTCTGAGGATTTAGTTACATTCCATGCAGCTATTTCTCACCTCCAGAGAATGGAAGAGGAAATTCTGGATATTCATAAAGCTTTGATTGAT GCAAGTCACAAGTGGTTAGAAGTTGATTGCAGCCTACTAAACATGGCAAATGAAGTAGACTATGACGTTGATG
- the LOC143236674 gene encoding kinesin-like protein KIF2A isoform X4, which yields MPGPEEGKKTIQENTSRIHSAVISGINTATRSATVEWFERGETKGKELPQRPSHVVQPKGSVRTRQSYAQARMQNGHSENNYSTPAPVNNTLMAPPSAPVSGPLQPTQKTNTVVTNASSQMAQQRNAVTRAGAKSGWRDKRPGSLTVPTKKGDMPYNEDPSARRRSNVVKEVDKIKKQREERRMRQAEQKAEKQELMNIDPGNPNWEFIGMIREYQSQLEYRPIMMNDPVQVQQICVAVRKRPLNKKENIRKEVDVVTVPNKELIVVHEPKLKVDLTKYLENQLFRFDYAFDESVDNELVYKFTAKPLVQTIFEGGMATCFAYGQTGSGKTHTMGGDFQGKSQDCTKGIYALAANDVFKILNSAKYRSEDLIVASSFFEIYSGKVFDLLNNKAKLRVLEDGKQQVQVVGLQENLVECVEDVLRLIQHGNSVRTSGQTSANQHSSRSHAVFQIILKKRMTGRLHGKFSLIDLAGNERGADTSSANRQTRMEGAEINKSLLALKECIRALGHKGAHLPFRASKLTQVLRDSFIGENSRTCMIAMISPGLSSCEHSLNTLRYADRVKELGVDNPENPEVRADQNEDVEMMTQDDDDDDFALLRSTNEGELSEDLVTFHAAISHLQRMEEEILDIHKALIDASHKWLEVDCSLLNMANEVDYDVDAYAQQLQDILSEKIEALSGFRDKVVSFRHQLTEEEQISKNIKRVPTK from the exons atgccgggcccagaggAGGGAAAGAAGactatacaagaaaatacaa GCCGCATCCACTCTGCTGTGATTAGTGGAATTAACACAGCTACAAGAAGTGCAACTGTTGAATGGTTCGAGCGTGGAGAAACTAAAGGAAAGGAG CTTCCTCAGAGACCTTCCCATGTTGTGCAACCTAAag ggTCAGTTCGAACCCGCCAAAGTTATGCTCAGGCACGAATGCAGAATGGACACTCTGAGAACAACTACTCAACACCAGCTCCTGTTAACAATACTCTAATGGCCCCTCCATCTGCACCTGTTTCAGGACCCCTGCAACCAACTCAGAAGACTAACACAGTTGTGACTAATGCATCAT CTCAGATGGCACAGCAACGCAATGCAGTCACACGAGCTGGTGCAAAATCAGGGTGGCGGGACAAAAGACCAGGTTCCCTGACGGTTCCTACAAAGAAAGGAGACATGCCATATAATGAAGACCCTTCAG ctCGTAGAAGATCAAATGTAGTGAAAGAAGTGGATAAAATTAAAAAGCAGAGAGAAGAGCGAAGGATGCGACAAGCAGAACAGAAAGCAGAGAAACAAGAACTTATGAATATTGATCCTGGAAACCCAAACTGGGAATTTATAGGAATGATAAG AGAATACCAGTCTCAACTTGAGTACAGACCAATCATGATGAATGATCCTGTTCAAGTCCAACAGATCTGTGTTGCAGTTAGAAAAAGGCCTCTGAATAAAAAAG aaAACATAAGAAAAGAAGTGGATGTAGTCACTGTTCCAAATAAAGAACTTATTGTGGTTCATGAACCCAAGCTCAAAGTTGATCTCACCAAGTATCTGGAAAATCAACTCTTTAGATTTGACTATGCCTTTGATGAGTCAGTTGATAATGAACTAGTTTACAA aTTTACAGCCAAACCCTTGGTGCAAACTATTTTTGAGGGAGGAATGGCTACCTGTTTTGCATATGGGCAAACCGGAAGTGGGAAAACACAT ACTATGGGTGGAGATTTCCAGGGTAAATCACAAGATTGTACTAAGGGAATCTATGCACTGGCAG caAATGATGTTTTCAAGATTTTGAATTCTGCCAAGTATCGAAGTGAGGATTTAATTGTAGCATccagtttctttgaaatatacaGTGGAAag GTGTTTGACCTGTTGAATAATAAAGCTAAATTAAGGGTTCTGGAAGACGGTAAGCAACAAGTTCAAGTGGTTGGTCTTCAAGAAAACCTTGTGGAGTGTGTGGAAGATGTACTTAGATTGATTCAGCATGGCAACAGTGTACG AACGTCAGGACAAACATCAGCCAATCAGCATTCATCCAGATCACATGCTGTTTTCCAGATTATTCTGAAAAAGAG GATGACTGGTCGACTACATGGCAAATTTTCTCTAATTGACTTGGCAGGGAATGAACGTGGAGCAGATACCTCAAGTGCAAACAGACAGACTAGAATGGAAGGAGCAGAAATTAATAAGAGTTTATTAGCACTAAAG GAATGTATCAGAGCTTTGGGACATAAAGGGGCTCACCTACCTTTCCGAGCAAGTAAGCTAACTCAGGTTTTGAGAGATTCTTTCATTGGGGAGAATTCTCGCACTTGTATG ATAGCAATGATTTCTCCGGGTTTAAGTTCCTGTGAGCATTCGCTGAACACACTTCGATATGCAGACAG GGTAAAAGAACTTGGGGTGGATAATCCTGAAAACCCAGAAGTTAGAGCTGATCAAAATGAAGATGTAGAGATGATGACACAAGATGATGATGATGACGACTTTGCTCTTCTGAGATCAACAAAT GAGGGAGAGCTTTCTGAGGATTTAGTTACATTCCATGCAGCTATTTCTCACCTCCAGAGAATGGAAGAGGAAATTCTGGATATTCATAAAGCTTTGATTGAT GCAAGTCACAAGTGGTTAGAAGTTGATTGCAGCCTACTAAACATGGCAAATGAAGTAGACTATGACGTTGATG
- the LOC143236674 gene encoding kinesin-like protein KIF2A isoform X2 codes for MPGPEEGKKTIQENTSRIHSAVISGINTATRSATVEWFERGETKGKEIEFEALYALNPGICGSSRSVSRKLPQRPSHVVQPKGSVRTRQSYAQARMQNGHSENNYSTPAPVNNTLMAPPSAPVSGPLQPTQKTNTVVTNASSQMAQQRNAVTRAGAKSGWRDKRPGSLTVPTKKGDMPYNEDPSARRRSNVVKEVDKIKKQREERRMRQAEQKAEKQELMNIDPGNPNWEFIGMIREYQSQLEYRPIMMNDPVQVQQICVAVRKRPLNKKENIRKEVDVVTVPNKELIVVHEPKLKVDLTKYLENQLFRFDYAFDESVDNELVYKFTAKPLVQTIFEGGMATCFAYGQTGSGKTHTMGGDFQGKSQDCTKGIYALAANDVFKILNSAKYRSEDLIVASSFFEIYSGKVFDLLNNKAKLRVLEDGKQQVQVVGLQENLVECVEDVLRLIQHGNSVRTSGQTSANQHSSRSHAVFQIILKKRMTGRLHGKFSLIDLAGNERGADTSSANRQTRMEGAEINKSLLALKECIRALGHKGAHLPFRASKLTQVLRDSFIGENSRTCMIAMISPGLSSCEHSLNTLRYADRVKELGVDNPENPEVRADQNEDVEMMTQDDDDDDFALLRSTNEGELSEDLVTFHAAISHLQRMEEEILDIHKALIDASHKWLEVDCSLLNMANEVDYDVDAYAQQLQDILSEKIEALSGFRDKVVSFRHQLTEEEQISKNIKRVPTK; via the exons atgccgggcccagaggAGGGAAAGAAGactatacaagaaaatacaa GCCGCATCCACTCTGCTGTGATTAGTGGAATTAACACAGCTACAAGAAGTGCAACTGTTGAATGGTTCGAGCGTGGAGAAACTAAAGGAAAGGAG attgagTTTGAAGCTTTGTATGCACTTAATCCCGGGATTTGTGGTAGCTCCCGCAGTGTCAGTAGAAAG CTTCCTCAGAGACCTTCCCATGTTGTGCAACCTAAag ggTCAGTTCGAACCCGCCAAAGTTATGCTCAGGCACGAATGCAGAATGGACACTCTGAGAACAACTACTCAACACCAGCTCCTGTTAACAATACTCTAATGGCCCCTCCATCTGCACCTGTTTCAGGACCCCTGCAACCAACTCAGAAGACTAACACAGTTGTGACTAATGCATCAT CTCAGATGGCACAGCAACGCAATGCAGTCACACGAGCTGGTGCAAAATCAGGGTGGCGGGACAAAAGACCAGGTTCCCTGACGGTTCCTACAAAGAAAGGAGACATGCCATATAATGAAGACCCTTCAG ctCGTAGAAGATCAAATGTAGTGAAAGAAGTGGATAAAATTAAAAAGCAGAGAGAAGAGCGAAGGATGCGACAAGCAGAACAGAAAGCAGAGAAACAAGAACTTATGAATATTGATCCTGGAAACCCAAACTGGGAATTTATAGGAATGATAAG AGAATACCAGTCTCAACTTGAGTACAGACCAATCATGATGAATGATCCTGTTCAAGTCCAACAGATCTGTGTTGCAGTTAGAAAAAGGCCTCTGAATAAAAAAG aaAACATAAGAAAAGAAGTGGATGTAGTCACTGTTCCAAATAAAGAACTTATTGTGGTTCATGAACCCAAGCTCAAAGTTGATCTCACCAAGTATCTGGAAAATCAACTCTTTAGATTTGACTATGCCTTTGATGAGTCAGTTGATAATGAACTAGTTTACAA aTTTACAGCCAAACCCTTGGTGCAAACTATTTTTGAGGGAGGAATGGCTACCTGTTTTGCATATGGGCAAACCGGAAGTGGGAAAACACAT ACTATGGGTGGAGATTTCCAGGGTAAATCACAAGATTGTACTAAGGGAATCTATGCACTGGCAG caAATGATGTTTTCAAGATTTTGAATTCTGCCAAGTATCGAAGTGAGGATTTAATTGTAGCATccagtttctttgaaatatacaGTGGAAag GTGTTTGACCTGTTGAATAATAAAGCTAAATTAAGGGTTCTGGAAGACGGTAAGCAACAAGTTCAAGTGGTTGGTCTTCAAGAAAACCTTGTGGAGTGTGTGGAAGATGTACTTAGATTGATTCAGCATGGCAACAGTGTACG AACGTCAGGACAAACATCAGCCAATCAGCATTCATCCAGATCACATGCTGTTTTCCAGATTATTCTGAAAAAGAG GATGACTGGTCGACTACATGGCAAATTTTCTCTAATTGACTTGGCAGGGAATGAACGTGGAGCAGATACCTCAAGTGCAAACAGACAGACTAGAATGGAAGGAGCAGAAATTAATAAGAGTTTATTAGCACTAAAG GAATGTATCAGAGCTTTGGGACATAAAGGGGCTCACCTACCTTTCCGAGCAAGTAAGCTAACTCAGGTTTTGAGAGATTCTTTCATTGGGGAGAATTCTCGCACTTGTATG ATAGCAATGATTTCTCCGGGTTTAAGTTCCTGTGAGCATTCGCTGAACACACTTCGATATGCAGACAG GGTAAAAGAACTTGGGGTGGATAATCCTGAAAACCCAGAAGTTAGAGCTGATCAAAATGAAGATGTAGAGATGATGACACAAGATGATGATGATGACGACTTTGCTCTTCTGAGATCAACAAAT GAGGGAGAGCTTTCTGAGGATTTAGTTACATTCCATGCAGCTATTTCTCACCTCCAGAGAATGGAAGAGGAAATTCTGGATATTCATAAAGCTTTGATTGAT GCAAGTCACAAGTGGTTAGAAGTTGATTGCAGCCTACTAAACATGGCAAATGAAGTAGACTATGACGTTGATG